One Gossypium arboreum isolate Shixiya-1 chromosome 13, ASM2569848v2, whole genome shotgun sequence genomic window, TGCCGCATTACAAATGGAAAAGACTATATGTCAACGATTTTAACAAtccagtgacttaaatgaaaacttttccaTAGTTATGTGAccattaaataattttttgaagttgagtgaccaaaacgtaaacttactaatTGTTTAGTGACATTTACTATAGTTTAAGTCTTATTGGTGTAGCCCCCTCTCTCAATTAATAGCTTCACTTTTCgattttaaaaacactttttaaaaatgttttggataatattttttttgataaaaactTATAGTTTataattgttttttttctttcttgtatttttttagagggttaatatgtagtttgctCTTTAAATTTATCCAAAAACTCTTAGTTGATACCTGAATTTTTTTGTACTTAATTGGTAcctgagtttgaaaattttcacaCGCAACACATTATCTCAATTCGTTAACAACATTAACTTTCTAAAGGTTAATATATAGTTTGTCCCCTGAACTTATCCAAAAGTACCTAAGTGTACATGAATTTgtctaaaaatatatatttttaaagttttttaatttaattcatgtccACCATGTGTCATACTCAGAGGTTGTCACAAGTCACCATTAGATTGGCCATTAGTGTCACGTCAGCACAAACTAATAGTGTTAGTGTAGAGGTACCAATGTAGGTGACGGAATACAAGTTCAGGCACCAACTAAGTATTTTGGACAAGTTTAATCggcaaactacatattaaccatTTTTTAAATGACAAAGAAAAACAATACTAAAAACACAttcaatatattattatttttaaacaataaatcgAACCGATATAAGGTTGAAAATTTTAAGCCCAAGCTTAGACCACGAACAagcaatataataatataaaagaacTACAATAGTAAAATTACTTTGTAATAATGTTGCCAatgacatataataaaatattaaggaGATTTTCACAAGCTTGGCAAAACAGTACAATTCAACCTATAAGAGTCACTTGTCTAGACATATCCCTATTGATTCTGAACATCCTTTGGTAGGAAATTTTATGCATTATTTACCGAGGGGGATGTTAGGATGGAAACATGTTTTGCTACTACCGAGGTGTTACATGTAAACAAAATGGAGAATGGAATCCTTGGATATAACCACTATTTTGGGAGTATTTCTATTTTTGAAGCTGAAATTTGTGGATACTTGATGGTTTTGCCATTATTCAGAAAAAAAGGTACAAGAATGTGTCGATACACATGGATAGCTTGGAATTCGTTAAAGCTTTGCAGGTTAGCTGCTTGGCCAGTTCGTCCTCAGCCTTGATAAGAAGGATTCATTTGTTTTTACAAATTATAGTCCAATTACAAATCAAGTGTATTCGAGAGAGAGGAATAAAGTTGATGACAGCTTGCTAAGGTGGGTTCAGATAGGAATACAGAGGGCAAGTGTTTGTTAATTTCCCTGAGGAGATGTTAGATGAATTTGGGTTTGATAAAATAGTTGAGTTTCCATTTGTCATTATTTAGTAGGGTTGGTTAGTTTTATTTACACACCAAAAGAAAAGTTGATTGCaaccaaaattttcaataaaaagagaaaaatcaaTATAATTGTACAATCAAACACTtatattagaaaataaattactaaattagTTTTGTTAACAAAATTGTAAAATAACTTTATTGTTATaattgataataatgtatgttaTCATAACTAAGACTTATCCAAAAATAGATTTGTTTTACCTTTATAAAAAgtagtaaaataaattaaaaaatcacaaaatcaaaatttgtaATTAAAAATATCTTAATATCATAGTCAACAAGACAATGGCTCCTCCATATCAATTATGCTTAGTTTTAGTTATTTTTTATCAAtcttttctctttcttctttGCCAACAAGTGCAATTATTCCAAAGGCTAATGTTTCCCTTCCGATACCTTCATCGCAACTAGTAGAAAATTTATGCAATGGCAAGGCAATTCAAAATCACAAGTTTTGCCTGAAAGCACTTTCCACTCCTAAAGTTATTGCGGCAATGGATACAACCCAACTAGGAACCCTCATTATGAAATTAGGAGCAGCAAATGCCAAAGCAACGTTGAATGtatataatgaaataattaagaaaccAGGTTCTCCCCAGGCTTTGAAAGCTCTTAATTGTTGCGTTGAAGCTTACAAATATGCAATCTTATCATTTGAAATGGTATCTTCAGAATTGGTTGAAGATCCCCAAACCGCAAACTATGATGTAGCTGTTATAGGTCCCGAAATTGCTAATTGTGAAAAGGAGTTGATTAACGCAAAGGTTCAAGCACCTCGACTCCTTGCTGGGAAtcgatttataaaatattatgtcTCAATGGGATATGAGATAACATCAACTCTCGAGCTTGAAAATCCAAATGAGTATTAggcaaaaaaaaaagggaatatgTATAGATAATAATGTGTGAATTTGTTATCTTGATTGATACAATATAATATTGATGGCATAGACTTGTTCCCATTGTTGCTGTTGTTGAAACtttgaattaatttaaataatcattgtaaaattgtatatttttttCATATTCCATTAAGTTAATAAATCCTTAATATTCCAATCATTAGCTATTCAAAGTGGATTTAGAATCTAACCAAACCGAAATAATATCAACCATCTTACCTCTTCCATTTATGACCTTTTTGCAAAAATCTGTAATAATTACACTTATTGTTCTAAGACGTATTTATCGTCTCCCACCCTACTTGTGCCATACTCCATTTCAATTTATTGCTTTCTTTAATTGCCTTCTCCTTAATGCCTTCTTTTAATTCCTTGCATCCAAATGTACTAGTGAACTTTCCCTTATTATCCTTTGAAAATTACTTTATTCAACTTCAAGAAAGAATAATGAGTCATTTGTAAAGAAAATATGGGGAGACAAAGATCATTTAAATTGACAttactgtagcgacgtaaaaaaaatttgcttagctcggtcgctaattgtggcgatttattaaaaaaagtttgaaatttgacgtttgatttttgaaattaaaagggtgtcgccaccgatcctttttataggtgtgatcggacacctaataaatttacttttaaaacaaaaagaaggccaagtttaggtctacgtgaaagtccagagaaaaattagggttcgggagtcggttacgcgcaaggaaggtattagcaccctcgcgacgcccaaaattagtattttataaacaagtgttgtcttaattttcaaaaatacgagttcaatgtaagatttaatcgtgatccgattgaaacacgagaattttcaatcaatttttcttgatttttgagaaggatataccgttttaacacgagtcaattgatattcacccaacatagcgatgaaatcgatgacttaaaattgccttgcttattgaaaattaattagaaaaagattttcgTAAAGCAAATTGACatgaaataaagataaataaatgaTAGATCTAGAAGTGTATTGAAACAAATATAAGTgtgacaataatattataaacaatGAAGATATAATGTAATGCTAAAATTAAATATGAGATGGAAACAATGAATGTATATACGTAATAATGACATTaagaatatgtacataaaataggaATAATAtgggtacataatatatatatacatacataacatatttaaaataaacatatacaaTACACATATATAACAGACCTATGCTAATAATAATAGCAAAAATAGTAacaatgaaaatatatatatatatatatatatatatatatatatatatatatatataccaaataacatataataatattgAAGTAAAATAGTAAGTGGagataataagtataataatgaatataatgatatatgaaattaaaactatatatataGAATATGTGTACAGGAATAAAATATGTGTAAATATTAATGATAAATATAGTAGGAATAaaacaaatgtaataataatatatgtacaatatgataaaaataagcatatacgtataatagaatttaaaaatatatatacatgggataatatggaaatatatatatagggtAATATATACAAAAAATTTAACCAATAATACTGAAAATACATGTTCATAATATATATAGAAcgtatatattttatgatattaaaacatttacataatatatacatacataattacAATGTTAAAACGATTAatgttaataataatactaatattacaaaaggtatacttatatatatataaattaaagatatatacatatataaaataaaatacatgaatgATACGATATTTAGTATATATGTAATAtgtctaataaaataataatatacataaaatatacataatatatacgtaTATAACAAAACATACACCATATTATAATAGTAAtggtattaaaatacaaaaaagaaCAATGTTACATAACTAAAATACTATACATATAAATCTATGTAcataaatagaaatatatattataataataataataataataataataataataataataataataataataataataataaacataataaCAAGAttgaaataaaaaacaaatacaATAAAGATAttgaaataaagtaataaaaataagcctatacttaaatatatatatatatatatatacatatatactaaaACACATATAAATATtggtaataataatgataataataatattgaaatataaaaataagtatagcattaaaaatataaaaactaaatacaAACACATGTATGTATCCGCATATAACAATAGTAGAGTGAAAATAATGTATGCAAACAAAttcgaaaaaagaaaaaaagaaaagaaataagataATTCGACCTTTGTAATCCAATTCTTGATCTGATTTCCTTGTTTTGTTTCTGATTTCTTGTTTTGATTCTCGGTCTATGCTCTATCTGTTAGTTtcactttctttttgttttgtatccttgaaacctttttctttttttttattccaaaAAATCCGACTTTTACATAGAATTTTaaaggcttttatagccatttacaagtGATTTGATACTGCTTATTGCGTGTTTTGTGCTTCCTTTTGCAGGTGACGGAATGGGAGCAGTTGGTAGCAGGTGGAGTGGCGGTTTGGTGGCTGACATGGGGAGGCAGAcctaggtgcggcgcacctagggttttttcattttctttttctttttttctgatCTGGGCTTGGGATATATTAATTGGGTCTGGGTTTGGTGGGTATTGGGTTTTAAAAAAAGGTTAAGGGGTTTAATTATAATGGGGTTGTTTTGTATTGGGCTGAATCGGATGGTTTAGGCTTTAGATGGGTTTAATTTGTATTGGGTGTTGGGTCTGATGTAAATGGGTCTAAaattgggcccaaaattggcctgtacaATTACTAAGATATTTTTCTCTATCCGTGGAAAAAAAATGATGTCACTTTGCAGCATTTTGTTTTTCTTAGCAAATTGAAATCAAACCAAGCTTGGGCCAGTTCTTTCTCATTTGTTCTTTGGTTCTTTGGTTCTTTGGTTCTTTTTAACAAATTGAAATCAAACTATCTAGATTGGGCCAGTTCTTTCTCATTTTTTCTTTGCAAATGATTTGGTAATCTATTCGAAAGCGGACTTAAAGAATGTTCGGATCCTTAAAGGAATTCTTCACTGCTTCTGTAGTTTTTCAAGCCATTAAGTCAATGCCCAGAAAACTGACATTTTCTTTTCTGAAGGAGTGGGTGATGATCTTAGTAACATGCTAAGTGGGTTACTTGGCTTACAAAGGGCCCaagatgtaacagcccgattttgggcctagtcggaacagtagtttcgggaccactatttcgaggccagagaaaattattttagtattattttgtgttataatataatttcataatataataaagttgcatgtattactgagataagtgaaaatgtgtttataacaagttggaaatttgaaatgtttgaatcaatatgcgtaaagctatgttgttgttgaatatgtatttgcttgagagtcaaaagtttagaggctttacaatcttcgccctcttaccagaatagagttatacatgagattctcgagagatatgttgcataagcttgcaaaATTGAAACTGAACAGTACAATAATGGAATAGTATGAGATTAGCGAAGACAGAATTAGTTAGAGGAATAACATCAGACTCACACAGATGTCTGAGTATAACAGATTCAATTAAACAAAAGTGATGGCTATCTTTCTCTTCTGAGTATTCTATGTTTTCCTCAATTCTGGGGAATATGTATGGTTATCCCTTTCGAATGGAAATTCTATCATACGAGGATGATAGTGACtgtgatattagatgaaaagCTCTATTGGTCCAGTTAGTTATGATTGACATTTTCCCCATCTCTTCAGATTTCTATTCTGATATATTGGAATGAAGttgatagtaaaaaaaaaatctatgtgagattattctgatgttctattgattatggtttatatatgcgagaattatattaTCTTTGTTACGAGAAATTCTAGAGCGTACAGACAGTAGTTTccttctggttttctctgagggattttccggatcatctttattattttcttctggATTATATTCTCGGATTTCTGGTATAGTCtttatatcttggaatttcttatatGGGCTTTTTTCTCGTTCTTGTTTCGAGAATTATCAAGCTTGGCttatctttacgagtaatctttgACTTGCGATATTAGAATCTGTTATGATTAAGCTTCTGGCTCGACCGTAGAAGTGTGGGGATTTCAGTGtcgagatttctttaaaattcctggggtaaagaatggttattctgcaaaagtaaatctgagttatgtgcatttaagtttattttcgGTTCGAGAATCTTTGTTACGTGTTCTTTGGTAAGTAGTCGACAATCGTAAATGATGGGgttttattcttgaaagtatgttatggaaacatattagttggatttctcttgttcgagagatgttataagtatagttATCCTGATTAATAAAGagaccacatctatgaagttggaatcatttgattcatgttagtaaagtttctaaatagttgATGATCAgagtatagaaatgtggctataagtggtaaattaaacaagtaaagcatgattcgacttttaatttggaatttcAGGGAGGATTTGATTTCTGGTTTCTATTACTATTAATTCAGAGTAAGATTTCAGTACTGAGAAACTCTGGGTATACAGAGAATTGAGTACAGAGTTCACAGCAGTATCTTGTCTATTCGTTCAAAGGatgtcaaattttctataggGTAAAGCCGAATATCAAATGTATTCGAGATTATTATTGTCAGTAATGACAGTAggaagaaaatgagaaaggacTGTTATGAATTTCGTATCAGAATGTCCCTCATTCCCAAGAAAAATGAGGGATGCAAGTTGAATTGTGAtagattgatgatggaagtccGCATGATTATTTTAGTATGTACAAATATATTATTCGACAGATGtgactgagttgtatgtttctgagtTTATAGTTCCAAGAATGTCAGTCTCCAGTGTTTCAAATTGAGCTCCGAGGTTTATACCTCAACTATGGAAAACCTGAGCTTGTGCTGAGTTGTTTTGTAAGTTGTGAGAAAAAGATATAAGTGACTCGTGAAAGTAGAGAACAActttttctagtaagattttcggggacgaaaatccctaaagggggaaagaaatgtaacagcccgattttgggcctagtcgaacaaagagtttcgggaccactatttcgaggccgataaaattattttagtattattttgtgttataatataattttataagtgcatgtaaattttggtaagttaattttagcgatttctagtccaatttcaaaaaggactaaatcgtaaaaggtaaaagttgtgtgttaatgcctaaatgtgttaatagactagagaactaaaattggaggcatttaaaggaaattagacccttttaagTGTGTGGCGGCCAAGGGAGACCAATTGGTCAAAAGGCCAAAATTTGTGGCTTTTATGTGTTTTAATTGACtaattagtaataaaataaagaaaagaaaatatcatcttttcttcatcttctctccaccgaaaaatggcagcaaagaaagggtttagaagctggaaactttcagcaaagaaactccctttatagtaagtgattttaatgtctttgcttgatgatttttacatttttggaacccctaaagcatgagctttcataagaggggattattttgcaaaatgatgaagagtctagggttttaccatgagagtaaatgtgttgttttctgtgtttttatggaagattatgagtcctagttgtctaataaacaacttttgtgaaagaaattgcatgaaaataccttaaaaacggctaaattgctaagttgtaaaatgaattgtaaatgtgtaaaatagttgaaattatgagttgctgtagttatgaaaatggttcatctaaacttaaggagtaaagaaatgtgataaaaattaatttacgagcattggggcaaaagtgcaaatatgcaaaagtttaggggtcaaaatgaaagtttgtaaaaatatgatttttagacccatatgaatattgtgactgattgttaggctaaattgatgttatagatgatgaaaattgagatttggacctagaacggaaagaaatcaatttatggacgagtatgtcttttcacctttgtggtatcgaggtaagttcgtatgtaaacaataccatgctatacatgtatttaaatgttatcattacatgaattgtacagatattaatgtgtatgtgattaatagaaatatgataagacaaagccttaataggcaaggaaaaatcccgtttgaaccttaggaataaattaggatacgagtgacatgtcactaggaattatgagtctagatgactagctcgatagtgagcattgaaatgtcatgagatatgagatagctttagctacaattgagacacttatgtgcaaaggcttttccgagtatccaattagtattccaagtgttcaacgggcaatccaaggaaagagttgatgatggtcccaatgaggtaagtcattggtgagtatgcactcgagttatgttacgagttgtgcaagtatgtatactaagcctatgagaatgccttgatatgtgatgatctatgatgcataatatgtgttcttaccatgatggataaaatggtgttatattaatattatgaacaatgaccatgaatgagtaacttagccttgacagatttgagttactgcagtagtgtaactttgaaaatacactaaaaatagtggaaaatgaattagaggcagaataaaatatgggattaaagcttaatgagtctattttcacatgaaagaaatagaggaagaaaaagaattctatattgtgtgatatttaaaTTCTCGTGAAATaaggtctgaatgaattcgagatcccctgttctgattttataaattcactgtaaattgtaaaaaaattattaagagtcataccttacatgcatggattccttattgagtctatctttaagggaaacaaacgtcATGATCATTGGAATtatgtacagggagaaattcggttcgtagtgcataggggtcagagtagtcataccctaaaataggggaaactttaactaataaactgtgctAAATGGCTTgaccaaaacttctagaaaaaaattagtaagtagacatacgagtctagtttcaagagaaatagacgagaacattatttgagtcttgtactatgatataattgaactttagtacagaagggttgaaactgtcagacagtgaatcaggaGCAAACTTgagaaataaactgtactaattagctatgtaaaaaattctgaaaattttatcgaagaaagataaatgagtctagtttcagggaaaattaacgaaacttaatttggagcttcgtagctccagatataaataatttagtgactgctgctcaggaagacagcttgtagtgaacttgagaatatgttgtaaacattgataaaacaagttaatgagttgcttattgttttcatatgaacttactaagcgaaagcttaccctcttctttcccatgttttctagagtttccaggttagctcgggttggaggccgtcagaggtattatcacactgtcgagttaacgctatcagcgtaagtaaactcaagtgattctagtctatggcatgtatagggttttaatgtgagtatgtaatattatgatttagccaaaggcattggcttgttattaaggtagtattgtaatattatgatttagccaaaggcattggcttgttattaaggtagtattagtcatgtaaattggcctatgtcggctaatatcgttatgggcccatatgattattcttatgcatgtatgttattatctcttgtgatgtggcttacaacatgtatgcctagagattgaattgagattcattgatgagctaataactaatgcaggattaagtgattggcaaatagttaataatgcttcatgaatggtttgtggatatgattatgcatgcttTGCGATGGACATGTggtttgatgacatgttgatagctatagcattaatatggtaaagatgaaagaaaaacttattgtaatggttgcatgtgaaattaccatggtcatgtcatgttaggaatgtttaagtgcctaattttgtcatgttgtatgctattgtataagtatgcgtgcatgtgttgtgagtgtgacaaaatggcttggaaaatagccttgtatttgtctaggtttttggacatgggttcgggacacgggcgtgtccttagcacccgggcgtgtgctctataccTACATGTGCGTGTGGAGCCTTGATGCAAGAGATttcctaagtttttcatgagttctcggttgagTCCCGAACCAtcccgaatgcatgtattgggcctcgtaagctcgcataagggacagattacatgtgaaaagaaaagtttttaattatttgagatttcatggccttatttagtatggaagtgttagtaaaagtcaggtagcacctcgaaccgcGTCCCaacgtcggatgcgggcgaggggtgttacatttagtggtatcagaccatggtttagtcggttcttggactaacctagcgtaatagaatctagctatacatgccatagtattactcatgatagtgtgatatctctcgccCCTAACAAAACTGTTGGTTAAGACAGGAATGAGTTCGaaccgagcaaatcttgataaagataagagtaaagttgagattatggaatcatgcttatgatatgctgaaaattgggaaaggtatgaaaagaaatccATGATTTTTACATGACCTAGTATTCATTATATGATACTCTTGAGTCAaagaatgtgaaatagtggaGCAAAACACAGTTAAGTTGTGAAAAATgcttttatgcatgttagtattcatacgatgttaaatgtccaacttgattggccaaatgtttatgaaaagaaagaaatttgcttgaagtgacagaatgtatgtatgaatgctttTATTGTATGATTAATAATCAGTATATATATGAGGTTGACATTTATGTTTAGATTAAGAAGTCAAGATGcagtaatattatattttataatctcAGTTAGAgaatcataaatgtcacaatagcatgaaagttgtaatgaaagatcaaattgggtggaacgcaaggaatgagtacgatcattcactaatgaattgacagaaaagaccatggttggaccatggcaatacatgagatttgtgtgcccgtgtaagaccatgtatgggacatggcatcggcattgagacgaaggctagtgtaagacatgtctgggacatgcatcgacttcGAGATGTTAGCCAGTgtcagacatgtctgggacatgcgtcgactacgagatgtgctagtgtaagacatgtctgggacatgcgttaGCACGGTtacatgtgtcagtgtaagacctgtctgggacacggcatcgacatAGATGGATGAGagttagtataagaccatagttgaactatggcatcaagtaaacgatgtactcaaaaccgtaagacgttctccaatttgataaatattggaaagtgattaagactaaatgtggaaacttgataagacattaagggtaatttgagaaaaaagaaatgaaagtttgagttatgataaattcacttatgtttagctaatattcgtatgaaataaagttgcatgtattactgagataagtgaaaatgtgtttataacaagttggaaatttgaaatgtttgaatcaatatgcgtaaagctatgttgttgttgaatatgtatttgcttgagagtcaaaagtttagaggctttacaatcttcgccctcttaccagaatagagttatacatgagattctcgagagatatgttgcataagcttgcaaaAGTGAAACTGAACAGTACAATAATGGAATAGTATGAGATTAGCGAAGACAGAATTAGTTAGAGGAATAACATCAGACTCACACAGATGTCTGAGTATAACGGATTCAATTAAACAAAAGTGATGGCTATCTTTCTCTTCTGAGTATTCTATGTTTTCCTCAATTCTGGGGAATATGTATGGTTATCCCTTTCGAATGGAAATTCTATCATACGAGGATGCTAGTGACtgtgatattagatgaaaagCTCTATTGGTCCAGTTAGTTATGATTGACATTTTCCCCATCTCTTCAGATTTCTATTCTGATATATTGGAATGAAGttgatagtaaaaaaaaaaaatctatgtgagattattctgatgttctattgattatggtttatttATGCGAGAATTATATTATCTCTGTTACAAGAAATTCTAGAGCGTACAGACAGTAGTTTccttctggttttctctgagggattttccggatcatctttattattttcttctggATTATATTCTCGGATTTCTGGTATAGTCtttatatcttggaatttcttatatGGGCTTTTTTCTCGTTCTTGTTTCGAGAATTATCAAGCTTGGCTTATCTTTACAAGTAATCTTTGACTTGCGATGTTAGAATCTATTATGATTAAGCTTCTGGCTCGACCATAGAAGTGTGGGGATTTCAGTGtcgagatttctttaaaattcctggggtaaaga contains:
- the LOC108451236 gene encoding uncharacterized protein LOC108451236 produces the protein MDTTQLGTLIMKLGAANAKATLNVYNEIIKKPGSPQALKALNCCVEAYKYAILSFEMVSSELVEDPQTANYDVAVIGPEIANCEKELINAKVQAPRLLAGNRFIKYYVSMGYEITSTLELENPNEY